From one Phocoena sinus isolate mPhoSin1 chromosome 6, mPhoSin1.pri, whole genome shotgun sequence genomic stretch:
- the CYSRT1 gene encoding cysteine-rich tail protein 1 produces MDPSEMLVKDPYAHVSIPRAHLRPELGQQLEAAPSSLESQPLPVGSCTLEPTEEAPGPKGAEAAASIQGQQAWQQPCTPYGSGQSQAGLTYAGLPSMGCGGNTARHRSCCVIS; encoded by the coding sequence ATGGACCCCTCTGAGATGCTCGTCAAGGACCCGTATGCCCACGTCAGCATCCCGAGGGCTCACCTGCGGCCCGAGCTGGGGCAGCAGCTGGAGGCGGCTCCATCCTCCTTGGAGTCTCAGCCTCTGCCCGTGGGGTCCTGCACCCTGGAGCCTACCGAGGAGGCCCCAGGGCCCAAGGGTGCCGAGGCGGCTGCCTCCATCCAGGGCCAGCAGGCCTGGCAGCAGCCCTGCACCCCCTATGGCagtgggcagagccaggcaggACTGACCTACGCTGGCCTGCCGTCGATGGGCTGTGGCGGCAACACTGCCCGTCACCGCTCGTGCTGTGTCATTTCCTAG
- the RNF208 gene encoding RING finger protein 208 encodes MPADPGPEAGSGWPSFLMSCLKGPHVILKMEAMKMVHPEKFPELQAAAPCFPPAPRPTPALAPKRAWPSDTEIIVNQACGGDMPALEGAPCTPPLPRRPRKGSAELGFPRVAPADEVIVNQYVIRPGPAASGASTAAAAAAGEPLECPTCGHTYNVTQRRPRVLSCLHSVCEQCLQILYESCPKYKFISCPTCRRETVLFTDYGLAALAVNTSILSRLPPEALTAPSGGQWGGEPEGSCYQTFRQYCGAACTCHVRNPLSACSIM; translated from the coding sequence ATGCCGGCTGACCCTGGGCCCGAGGCGGGCAGTGGCTGGCCGAGCTTCCTCATGTCCTGCCTGAAGGGCCCCCATGTCATCCTCAAGATGGAGGCCATGAAGATGGTCCACCCTGAGAAGTTCCCCGAGCTGCAGGCGGCCGCCCCCTGCTTCCCACCTGCACCCCGGCCCACCCCCGCTCTGGCACCCAAGAGAGCCTGGCCCTCAGACACAGAGATCATCGTCAACCAGGCCTGTGGGGGGGACATGCCTGCCTTGGAAGGGGCGCCCTGCACCCCGCCACTGCCACGTCGGCCCCGCAAGGGCAGCGCGGAGCTGGGCTTCCCCCGTGTGGCGCCGGCGGACGAGGTCATCGTGAATCAGTACGTGATTCGGCCTGGCCCTGCGGCCTCAGGGGCCTCCACGGCAGCGGCAGCGGCTGCAGGAGAGCCTCTGGAGTGCCCCACCTGCGGGCACACGTACAACGTCACGCAGCGGCGGCCCCGCGTGCTGTCCTGCCTGCACTCTGTGTGTGAGCAGTGCTTGCAGATTCTCTACGAGTCTTGCCCCAAGTACAAGTTCATCTCCTGTCCCACCTGCCGCCGCGAGACTGTGCTCTTCACTGACTACGGCCTGGCTGCGCTGGCCGTCAACACATCCATCTTGAGCCGCCTGCCACCCGAGGCACTGACCGCTCCGTCCGGTGGCCAGTGGGGGGGCGAGCCTGAGGGCAGCTGCTACCAGACCTTCCGGCAGTACTGCGGGGCCGCATGCACCTGCCACGTGCGGAACCCGCTGTCTGCCTGCTCCATCATGTAG